Proteins found in one Bacillota bacterium genomic segment:
- a CDS encoding MarR family transcriptional regulator, whose product MFTKDDEFLPFKQVEGVEPLSLRVLNAFFRAMRFHGQLMFKMLAEKGLYPGQARCLWILHHEDGITQRDLAAHLHVARPTVTVMLQKMERAGLITRRNDDEDQRLTRIYLTDEGRSLLSRMHEIMSDFVSSGIGQLSDHDQLELERLLGTLCSHMSKRL is encoded by the coding sequence GTGTTCACCAAGGATGATGAGTTTCTTCCCTTCAAGCAGGTCGAAGGCGTGGAACCGCTGTCGCTCAGGGTGTTGAACGCGTTTTTCAGGGCCATGCGCTTCCATGGGCAGCTCATGTTCAAGATGCTGGCGGAGAAGGGCTTGTACCCAGGGCAGGCTAGATGCCTGTGGATTCTGCATCACGAGGACGGCATCACCCAACGCGATCTGGCAGCTCACCTACACGTCGCCCGCCCCACTGTGACTGTGATGCTGCAGAAAATGGAGAGAGCGGGCCTGATCACTCGGAGAAACGACGATGAGGATCAGCGGCTCACGCGGATATATCTGACTGACGAAGGCCGATCGCTCCTATCTCGTATGCACGAGATCATGAGCGATTTCGTTAGCTCTGGGATAGGGCAGCTGTCAGATCACGATCAGCTGGAGCTCGAGAGGCTGCTAGGCACCCTCTGCTCCCACATGTCGAAGCGACTCTAG
- a CDS encoding IS3 family transposase produces MVLRAVELSRSTYYYGRSHKDRPGKKPGGGRPIPRYSRTKAGRIVSDDEVKEWICELIEGEGYAYGYLKLTVCLRKRYGLLINKKKVYRLCKELGLLRPQRKAKPKRPRRLARNRVVTGPNQLWETDVKYGYIEGERRFFFVMSVLDVHDRSVVASHIGLCATGKDAALTLGNALWKRRLLHSGHKPVVRSDNGPQFIADVFEEACSRYGVEHERIPARTPNKNAHIEAFHRLLEDECLSRYEFRAYAEGYEQVANCMEFYNTTRMHSSLKFMTPEECYRAIQCGNMKLPSVRV; encoded by the coding sequence ATTGTCTTACGTGCTGTGGAGCTTAGCCGGTCAACGTATTACTACGGCAGGTCTCATAAAGACAGGCCCGGGAAGAAGCCAGGCGGCGGCAGACCGATACCCCGGTACTCTCGGACCAAGGCGGGGCGGATCGTAAGCGACGATGAGGTCAAGGAATGGATATGCGAGCTCATCGAGGGCGAGGGGTATGCGTACGGGTATTTGAAGCTGACGGTATGCCTGCGTAAGAGATACGGTCTACTGATAAACAAGAAGAAAGTGTATCGCCTGTGTAAGGAGCTAGGTCTCCTGAGGCCTCAGAGGAAGGCAAAGCCAAAGCGCCCGAGGAGGCTTGCGAGGAATAGAGTGGTCACAGGACCTAACCAGCTATGGGAGACGGACGTGAAATACGGATATATCGAGGGAGAGAGGCGATTCTTCTTCGTGATGTCGGTACTCGACGTCCATGACCGTTCAGTGGTTGCAAGCCACATAGGCCTTTGTGCAACAGGCAAGGATGCGGCCCTGACGCTCGGCAATGCGCTGTGGAAAAGGAGGCTGTTGCATAGTGGCCACAAGCCCGTCGTACGGTCTGATAACGGGCCGCAGTTCATAGCAGACGTATTTGAGGAGGCCTGCAGCCGTTACGGTGTGGAGCATGAGAGGATACCCGCAAGGACCCCTAACAAGAACGCTCACATAGAGGCGTTTCACAGGCTGCTCGAGGATGAATGTCTATCGCGTTACGAGTTTCGTGCCTATGCCGAGGGATACGAGCAGGTAGCGAACTGTATGGAGTTCTACAACACGACCCGGATGCACTCCTCTCTTAAGTTCATGACGCCGGAGGAATGTTATCGAGCAATTCAATGCGGGAATATGAAACTACCATCTGTTAGAGTCTAA
- a CDS encoding transposase: protein MTRRRYTEEQKLAVVREAVETGNCAVVGRRHGIAENLVSRWVRQFRALGESAFTGSAGGGNEGDRAYRALAFENERLKRLLGEKDLEIAVLKDLVKKTIRK, encoded by the coding sequence GTGACGCGCAGGAGGTACACGGAGGAGCAGAAGCTTGCGGTAGTGCGGGAAGCGGTCGAGACGGGGAACTGCGCGGTGGTTGGGCGCAGGCACGGTATAGCAGAGAACCTGGTGAGCCGGTGGGTAAGGCAGTTCCGGGCGCTTGGTGAAAGCGCGTTTACGGGCTCGGCCGGCGGTGGCAATGAGGGCGATCGAGCCTACAGGGCCCTGGCCTTCGAGAATGAACGCCTCAAGAGGCTGCTGGGCGAGAAGGACCTCGAGATAGCGGTCTTGAAGGACCTTGTAAAAAAAACGATCCGCAAATAG